A single genomic interval of Microbulbifer variabilis harbors:
- the thiO gene encoding glycine oxidase ThiO, whose product MSNETKAKVAIAGGGLLGRLLAWRLCQLDVDITLFEAGNLSESKGGACWTAAGMISPLSELVHSNKHIYSLGLKSLELWSEWVRQLEEQSGQDVEYRRAGSVLVAHGKDKSELLQFLRELQGKLGESARGQLEPLDSNTLAKLEPSLHGFEQGLYLRGEADINNHRLLPALLRVLHRGAVTLREHSKVNCEAGYISVNSEREQFDCVIDCRGLGAKGQIEGLRGVRGEVMVVESREVVLQRPVRLLHPRYKLYAVPRSDGRTVIGATEIESEDQSPISVRSSMELSSALYSLNPAFAEARIVETRVNCRPATMDNMPYIHSEDGLIRVNGLYRHGYLLAPAVVEQVENQVAQQLLQVA is encoded by the coding sequence GTGTCAAACGAAACCAAAGCCAAAGTGGCTATTGCCGGTGGCGGCCTGTTGGGGCGATTACTCGCCTGGAGGCTCTGTCAGCTTGATGTAGATATTACCCTGTTTGAGGCCGGTAACTTATCGGAATCAAAAGGTGGAGCCTGTTGGACAGCTGCGGGAATGATCTCGCCTTTATCGGAGCTGGTACATAGTAATAAACACATTTATAGCCTGGGGTTAAAAAGCCTTGAGCTTTGGTCTGAGTGGGTCCGGCAGTTGGAGGAGCAGAGCGGGCAGGACGTGGAATACCGCCGAGCGGGCTCAGTCCTGGTGGCGCATGGCAAGGATAAAAGCGAGCTGCTGCAATTTCTGCGGGAACTACAGGGTAAGCTTGGCGAGTCTGCCAGGGGGCAGCTGGAGCCACTAGATAGCAATACTTTAGCGAAATTAGAGCCCTCCTTACATGGCTTTGAGCAGGGGCTTTACCTGCGGGGTGAGGCGGATATCAATAATCACCGCCTATTGCCTGCGTTACTCAGGGTGTTGCACCGAGGTGCTGTCACTCTGCGAGAGCACAGCAAGGTAAATTGCGAAGCCGGGTATATCTCTGTGAACTCGGAGCGCGAACAATTTGATTGCGTGATCGACTGCCGTGGTCTCGGTGCCAAGGGACAGATTGAAGGCTTGCGCGGTGTCCGTGGTGAGGTGATGGTGGTGGAATCCCGGGAAGTGGTTTTGCAGCGTCCAGTGCGCCTGCTCCACCCACGCTATAAGCTCTACGCTGTACCCCGTAGCGATGGACGCACCGTGATTGGTGCCACGGAAATTGAGAGCGAAGACCAGTCGCCCATTTCCGTGCGCTCCAGTATGGAATTGTCTTCTGCGCTTTACTCCCTCAACCCGGCTTTTGCCGAGGCTCGTATTGTTGAGACCCGCGTAAATTGTCGCCCCGCCACTATGGATAATATGCCTTATATCCACAGCGAGGATGGGCTGATTAGGGTGAATGGCCTTTACCGTCACGGTTATCTTTTAGCGCCGGCAGTCGTGGAGCAAGTGGAGAATCAAGTGGCACAACAACTGTTACAGGTGGCTTGA
- a CDS encoding thiazole synthase, whose protein sequence is MSDLLTLYGKTFNSRLLVGTALYPSPAIMRESVQASASEIITLSLRRQNPAQQQDNRFWDYIRESGCQLLPNTAGCKSPREAVELAKMSQEIFQTDWLKLEVIGDDYNLQPDPFGLVETARELIQLGFKVLPYCTDDLVLCRKLLDVGCEVLMPWGAPIGTGQGLLNKYNLQTLRERLSDVPLIIDAGIGAPSQAAEALEMGFDAVLLNTAIAKAQDPVLMANAFKLAVESGRAAFNAGLMLRRQTASPSTPTLDMPFWQQAESILQD, encoded by the coding sequence GTGAGCGATCTATTAACACTTTACGGAAAAACATTTAACAGCCGGCTTTTGGTGGGCACCGCTCTGTATCCCTCCCCAGCGATTATGCGCGAATCCGTGCAAGCCTCAGCTTCGGAAATTATTACTTTGTCTCTTCGCCGGCAAAATCCGGCACAGCAGCAGGACAATCGATTTTGGGATTATATTCGCGAGTCCGGTTGTCAGTTGTTGCCCAATACCGCCGGTTGTAAATCGCCGCGAGAAGCGGTGGAGCTGGCAAAAATGTCCCAGGAAATTTTCCAGACCGATTGGCTCAAGCTGGAAGTGATTGGTGATGATTACAATTTGCAGCCAGACCCCTTTGGTCTGGTAGAAACTGCGCGGGAATTAATTCAGTTAGGCTTCAAGGTTTTGCCTTATTGCACAGATGACCTGGTTCTGTGTCGAAAACTTTTGGATGTGGGTTGCGAGGTATTAATGCCCTGGGGGGCTCCCATCGGTACTGGGCAGGGACTACTCAATAAATATAACCTGCAAACACTGCGCGAGCGCCTGAGTGATGTACCGCTTATTATTGACGCGGGAATCGGTGCGCCATCACAGGCGGCAGAAGCACTGGAGATGGGCTTTGATGCGGTGTTATTGAATACCGCGATTGCAAAAGCCCAGGATCCGGTACTGATGGCTAATGCTTTTAAACTGGCTGTGGAATCCGGGCGCGCCGCCTTTAATGCCGGCTTGATGCTCAGGCGTCAAACTGCCAGCCCCAGCACCCCCACCCTTGATATGCCTTTCTGGCAGCAGGCAGAGAGCATATTGCAGGATTAG
- the thiE gene encoding thiamine phosphate synthase, which yields MRDQLQLKKPIVWTIAGSDSGGGAGIQADLLTFADLGCYGCSAITANTAQNTVEVTAINAVSLEVLGSQLQALRRDLFPAAIKIGLLANAEQVVAVADFLRQLQAVQPVPVIYDPVAVATNGAGLTEGSITATVLAQLMPQCDLVTPNLHELEWLTGASVTGAESIVQAARQLHAHGGTAILVTGGHTQLRAGEVADLLWDGEKADWFIGREVSSTGTHGTGCTLSSAIAACRALGYPLRDACVVGKAYVQRGLRRGNNAHIGAGAGPVGHCGWPLDLIDFPEILVPGEERALDYGFGVAQPLVQGFAQTDSQALGLYPVVDTVEWLQRLAELGVRTLQLRIKNPGGDLRAQIERAVAIGRTYNLRLFINDYWQLAIECGAYGVHLGQEDLQSADLRAIQAAGLKLGISTHGFYELLLAYRYRPSYLAIGAIYATNTKDMSDQLQGVQKLARMAALLPEYPLVAIGGINMQRASEVIASGVGSIALVSAITKAKDYKQAVADFNVLFKGKHAEVEPC from the coding sequence ATGCGCGATCAACTCCAATTGAAAAAGCCAATTGTCTGGACCATTGCCGGCAGTGACTCCGGCGGTGGCGCCGGCATTCAGGCGGACCTGCTGACTTTTGCCGACCTCGGCTGCTATGGTTGCAGTGCTATCACGGCCAATACTGCACAGAATACGGTGGAAGTTACTGCAATTAATGCAGTTTCCCTAGAGGTCTTGGGTTCTCAGTTACAGGCTTTACGGCGGGATCTATTTCCTGCCGCAATTAAAATCGGTCTGCTAGCGAATGCTGAACAAGTTGTTGCGGTGGCAGATTTCCTGCGCCAGCTGCAAGCGGTGCAGCCGGTTCCGGTTATTTACGACCCGGTTGCTGTTGCTACCAATGGAGCCGGGCTCACTGAAGGAAGTATTACCGCAACGGTGTTGGCTCAGTTGATGCCACAGTGTGATCTGGTCACTCCCAATTTACATGAATTGGAATGGCTTACCGGAGCCAGTGTCACGGGTGCGGAATCTATTGTGCAGGCTGCGCGTCAGTTGCACGCCCACGGCGGTACCGCAATTTTAGTTACCGGCGGCCATACGCAATTGCGTGCGGGAGAAGTTGCCGACTTACTGTGGGATGGTGAAAAAGCCGATTGGTTTATTGGCCGGGAAGTGTCCAGTACAGGCACACATGGCACTGGCTGCACCCTGTCCTCCGCTATTGCCGCTTGCCGCGCTTTGGGCTACCCGTTGAGAGATGCCTGCGTTGTGGGTAAAGCCTATGTTCAGCGGGGTTTGCGCCGGGGAAATAATGCACACATCGGCGCTGGTGCCGGCCCTGTAGGCCACTGTGGCTGGCCCCTGGATTTAATCGACTTCCCGGAAATTTTGGTGCCGGGAGAAGAGCGTGCGCTGGATTATGGTTTTGGTGTGGCCCAGCCTCTTGTTCAAGGGTTTGCCCAAACAGACTCTCAAGCATTGGGTTTATATCCGGTAGTGGATACAGTGGAGTGGTTGCAGCGCCTGGCTGAGCTGGGGGTGCGTACTTTACAGCTGCGAATAAAGAATCCGGGTGGGGACCTGCGCGCACAGATTGAGCGGGCAGTGGCTATTGGCAGGACGTATAACCTGCGCCTGTTTATCAATGATTACTGGCAGTTGGCGATTGAGTGCGGTGCCTATGGCGTGCATTTGGGCCAGGAGGATTTGCAGTCTGCTGATCTGAGGGCAATTCAAGCGGCAGGATTGAAGTTGGGTATCAGTACCCACGGCTTCTATGAATTACTGTTGGCCTACCGTTATCGCCCCAGTTACCTGGCGATTGGTGCAATTTATGCGACCAACACCAAGGATATGTCGGATCAGTTGCAGGGTGTGCAGAAACTTGCGCGAATGGCCGCGCTATTGCCCGAATATCCACTCGTGGCAATTGGTGGTATTAATATGCAACGGGCCAGTGAGGTTATCGCTAGTGGCGTTGGTAGTATCGCCCTGGTCAGCGCTATTACTAAAGCAAAAGATTACAAGCAGGCGGTTGCCGATTTTAATGTCCTGTTTAAAGGTAAGCATGCGGAAGTAGAGCCATGTTAA
- a CDS encoding thiamine pyrophosphate-binding protein, whose amino-acid sequence MNDTPKSTSEPLISCLENEGLKFLFGTPSEKNIRFIDVKNGALLRFILALSEQAILFMTVMYGLVTGNVGVCYGTLGREVTNMLVGIADT is encoded by the coding sequence ATGAATGATACTCCTAAAAGTACTTCAGAACCTTTGATTTCCTGTCTTGAAAATGAAGGGCTTAAATTCCTATTTGGAACCCCCTCAGAAAAAAATATACGCTTTATCGATGTAAAAAATGGCGCCCTCTTACGATTTATTCTCGCTTTATCAGAACAGGCCATTTTATTTATGACAGTTATGTATGGTCTGGTAACTGGGAACGTCGGTGTCTGCTATGGAACACTTGGACGAGAAGTTACTAATATGCTAGTGGGAATCGCCGATACGTAA
- a CDS encoding SGNH/GDSL hydrolase family protein, translated as MWKRYGVIAVFFLSVMSLPSVMAAPSKSVAAGDSITMAFGADCTRNKYFWDLFCLLGGDQPEHSWFDGDNYSVESIYDRYKIISPNIAANKKAAESGAEMRGGNKNFAVQADRILAQTNVADHVEIVLGGNDICNRDCADPANCNNPLYTDNEWRSAVQAGLDKLVDGLPNGSTILLGSVPRVQDLRGAGLEKQAENSRVDCENVWSTFGICRIATNGGIMNGEDFTTRYNAITAAQRRYNEILAEEAESYNGVNGVEVIAEYTGEDEVNAGTFQFGKDDVGGGDCFHPSVQGQNIVADIFWQGNPDK; from the coding sequence ATGTGGAAAAGATACGGAGTTATAGCAGTCTTTTTTTTAAGTGTTATGTCGCTGCCATCAGTGATGGCAGCCCCTTCAAAATCCGTCGCTGCAGGAGACAGTATTACCATGGCATTCGGTGCAGACTGTACACGCAATAAGTATTTTTGGGACCTATTTTGTCTTCTGGGTGGAGATCAACCGGAACACTCTTGGTTTGATGGTGACAATTATTCTGTAGAAAGTATTTACGATAGATATAAAATTATTTCACCCAATATCGCTGCAAATAAAAAAGCGGCTGAATCCGGTGCCGAGATGCGTGGAGGTAATAAGAATTTTGCAGTACAGGCCGATCGAATTTTGGCTCAAACCAATGTGGCAGATCATGTTGAAATCGTTCTTGGCGGGAATGACATCTGCAACCGAGATTGTGCCGATCCAGCCAACTGCAATAACCCACTATATACCGACAATGAATGGCGCTCAGCTGTTCAAGCCGGCTTGGATAAACTCGTCGACGGCCTTCCCAATGGTTCCACCATTCTGCTCGGATCTGTACCTAGGGTACAGGATCTTCGTGGAGCAGGCCTGGAGAAGCAGGCGGAAAACTCCCGAGTAGACTGTGAAAATGTTTGGTCAACATTTGGTATCTGCCGAATTGCAACCAACGGCGGTATCATGAACGGAGAGGATTTCACCACCCGCTATAATGCGATTACTGCAGCCCAGCGGCGTTACAACGAGATTCTTGCCGAAGAAGCCGAAAGTTACAATGGTGTTAATGGTGTTGAGGTTATAGCGGAATACACTGGTGAAGATGAGGTAAATGCTGGGACTTTCCAGTTTGGAAAGGATGATGTGGGTGGTGGAGACTGTTTCCATCCCAGCGTACAAGGCCAAAATATCGTTGCCGATATCTTTTGGCAGGGTAATCCCGATAAGTAA
- the thiC gene encoding phosphomethylpyrimidine synthase ThiC, which yields MSEIIEQSGKAGKSSRAASRDSAKEFLENLTVQSFPNSRKVFLPSETPGIQVGARQICLGDSVVGGDADNPILEPNAPLTVYDTSGPYSEPNFKVDVRQGLPKLRKGWIETRGDTEQLDSRQAAYSQQRMAAQGLDHIRFEKLPSPRRAKQGRNVSQMHYARRGVITPEMEFVAVRENMGRIKLAAEMSESEYQKARDGIYIPEQITPEFVRREVAEGRAIIPANINHPEVEPMIIGRNFLCKVNANIGNSAVTSSIEEEVEKLVWSTKWGADTVMDLSTGANIHETREWILRNSPVPIGTVPIYQALEKVNGIAEDLNWDVFRDTLIEQAEQGVDYFTIHAGVLLRYVPLTAKRMTGIVSRGGSIMAKWCLAHHKENFLYTHFEEICEIMKAYDVSFSLGDGLRPGSIADANDEAQFGELYTLGELTEVAWKHDIQTMIEGPGHVAIHKIKENMDEQLKHCHGAPFYTLGPLTTDIAPGYDHITSGIGAALIGTYGCAMLCYVTPKEHLGLPNKEDVKEGLMAYKIAAHAADLAKGHPWAQKRDDALSKARFEFRWEDQFNLGLDPERARSYHDETLPKESGKVAHFCSMCGPKFCSMKITQDVRDYAAKQEAERGMEEMAVKFKDMGSEIYHKG from the coding sequence ATGTCTGAGATCATTGAACAATCCGGTAAAGCCGGAAAGTCCTCCCGCGCTGCCAGTCGCGATTCCGCTAAAGAATTTCTTGAGAATCTCACGGTTCAGTCTTTTCCCAATTCGCGCAAGGTGTTTTTGCCTAGTGAAACCCCTGGTATCCAGGTTGGCGCTCGCCAGATTTGTCTTGGGGATAGTGTGGTAGGTGGGGATGCCGATAATCCTATTCTAGAACCCAACGCGCCTCTCACCGTATACGATACCTCCGGGCCATATTCAGAGCCCAATTTTAAAGTCGATGTACGCCAAGGTCTGCCCAAGCTACGCAAAGGCTGGATAGAGACACGAGGAGATACTGAACAGCTGGACTCCCGCCAAGCGGCCTACAGTCAACAGCGTATGGCGGCCCAGGGGCTGGACCACATTCGCTTCGAAAAGCTTCCCAGTCCGCGCCGAGCCAAGCAGGGACGTAATGTATCGCAAATGCACTATGCCCGCCGTGGCGTTATCACGCCGGAGATGGAGTTTGTTGCAGTCCGTGAAAATATGGGACGCATAAAGTTAGCGGCGGAGATGAGTGAGAGTGAATACCAAAAAGCGCGTGATGGTATTTACATTCCGGAACAAATCACGCCGGAATTTGTTCGTAGGGAAGTTGCAGAAGGACGCGCAATTATCCCAGCGAATATCAATCACCCGGAAGTGGAGCCGATGATTATCGGGCGCAACTTTCTGTGTAAGGTGAATGCAAATATCGGCAATTCCGCTGTGACCTCTTCCATTGAAGAGGAAGTGGAAAAACTGGTTTGGTCTACCAAGTGGGGGGCAGATACGGTGATGGATCTGTCTACCGGAGCCAATATCCACGAAACTCGCGAGTGGATTCTGCGCAACTCACCAGTCCCCATTGGTACCGTACCCATTTACCAAGCATTGGAAAAAGTAAATGGAATTGCCGAAGACCTCAACTGGGATGTTTTCCGAGATACCTTGATTGAGCAAGCGGAACAGGGAGTGGATTATTTCACTATTCATGCCGGCGTGCTCTTGCGCTATGTACCACTCACAGCCAAAAGAATGACCGGGATAGTGTCTCGTGGTGGTTCCATCATGGCGAAGTGGTGTCTCGCTCATCACAAGGAGAATTTCCTCTATACCCACTTTGAGGAAATCTGCGAGATTATGAAAGCTTATGATGTGAGCTTTAGCCTTGGTGATGGCCTGCGTCCGGGCTCTATTGCCGATGCCAATGATGAAGCTCAGTTCGGTGAGCTGTATACGCTTGGTGAATTAACCGAAGTTGCCTGGAAGCACGATATACAAACTATGATCGAAGGCCCTGGTCATGTGGCTATCCATAAGATCAAAGAAAATATGGATGAGCAGTTGAAGCACTGCCACGGTGCTCCCTTCTATACTCTTGGCCCATTAACGACAGATATTGCTCCCGGTTATGACCACATCACTTCCGGCATCGGTGCAGCGCTTATCGGCACCTATGGTTGCGCCATGCTCTGCTATGTGACACCCAAAGAGCACCTGGGCCTACCCAATAAAGAGGATGTTAAAGAGGGTCTGATGGCTTATAAGATTGCGGCCCATGCCGCAGACCTGGCCAAGGGGCATCCATGGGCACAGAAGCGCGATGACGCTCTGTCAAAAGCCCGCTTTGAATTTCGCTGGGAAGACCAATTCAATCTCGGTTTGGACCCGGAGCGCGCACGCTCTTATCACGATGAAACCCTGCCGAAGGAATCCGGCAAGGTAGCGCATTTCTGCTCCATGTGTGGGCCTAAATTCTGTTCTATGAAGATTACTCAGGACGTGCGTGATTACGCAGCCAAACAGGAGGCGGAACGCGGGATGGAAGAGATGGCAGTTAAATTTAAGGATATGGGCAGCGAGATTTATCACAAGGGCTGA
- the thiS gene encoding sulfur carrier protein ThiS, with translation MQVLINGETQSLESPLKLSALLHQLGYRGETFAVAINGGFIPRTEYSNTQINNGDSLDIVAPVVGG, from the coding sequence ATGCAGGTACTAATTAATGGGGAAACACAGAGCCTTGAATCCCCGCTAAAACTCTCTGCGCTTTTACATCAGCTCGGCTATCGCGGAGAAACGTTTGCCGTTGCGATCAACGGTGGATTTATTCCCCGTACGGAATATAGCAATACACAGATAAATAACGGCGATAGCCTGGATATTGTTGCTCCGGTAGTGGGGGGGTAA
- a CDS encoding thioredoxin domain-containing protein, whose translation MKNFKLRFWLILLVIFTCVVSSCVEEEKEGLRSPKPGVGSEVVARIGRNNITLQDLDNDLQLVFYDIAEQKYNLRLARLNALVNGEANFSSKRDDIEIYLKLPEPPRIQLPESSKFIRGNQDAPVTLEMYCSYQSPHCKTIQPVIRRLLEVYKGWVRQTHFDFPLKFHREGIQAASAARCAAVQNKFWEYHDALYVLTPEFDSDTYLQLAKQLQLDIHLFEDCLSSDSPKDSVVGSRDHALDLGLKNVPVIFINGLYLKGVRNFEQYAFWVDKELQSMGIKSKEKYRWKDSETIADRNLPATRLPLMLLGVSESTVEGKSKALIAVKEASAEYFSAGQKISDNILLLRLHSNFAVIESRGGLEKLPLKGREGAEVLLTYTHGQSEELKRRIEQPLGPGTRKLIASSGVLTLGQAWLSRHLEQRQALEAKFTEAELEVEGHHLMRLEGVADNEFFTALGFQENDVLLRVNDSWVHSGQNKLWDALSSGQLIDVVFMRKGLPQRIQYVVEELSYFEKNSNTERE comes from the coding sequence ATGAAAAATTTCAAGCTGAGATTTTGGCTGATTTTATTGGTTATTTTTACCTGTGTTGTTTCTTCGTGTGTAGAAGAAGAAAAAGAGGGCTTGCGGAGTCCTAAACCAGGTGTTGGCTCTGAAGTGGTGGCGCGTATTGGCCGTAATAATATTACATTGCAGGATTTGGATAATGATTTACAGCTGGTTTTTTATGATATTGCAGAGCAAAAATATAATTTGCGTTTGGCTAGACTGAATGCCTTGGTGAATGGAGAAGCTAATTTTAGTTCAAAGAGGGATGATATAGAAATTTATCTGAAGTTGCCCGAGCCGCCACGAATTCAATTGCCCGAGAGTTCTAAATTTATTAGGGGTAATCAGGATGCTCCAGTCACCTTGGAGATGTATTGTTCTTACCAGTCTCCACATTGCAAAACGATACAGCCTGTAATACGGCGTCTACTAGAGGTTTATAAGGGTTGGGTTCGTCAAACGCACTTTGATTTTCCACTTAAATTTCATCGTGAAGGAATTCAAGCTGCATCTGCAGCGCGTTGTGCGGCGGTGCAGAATAAATTTTGGGAGTATCACGATGCCTTGTATGTTCTAACTCCTGAGTTTGATAGTGATACTTACCTTCAGTTGGCCAAGCAATTGCAATTAGATATTCATCTTTTTGAAGATTGCTTATCCAGTGATAGCCCAAAAGATTCCGTAGTAGGGTCCCGGGATCATGCACTAGATCTTGGTCTTAAAAATGTACCGGTCATTTTTATTAATGGGTTGTATCTGAAGGGGGTGCGTAACTTTGAGCAGTATGCTTTTTGGGTAGATAAAGAACTGCAATCTATGGGGATAAAATCAAAAGAAAAGTATAGATGGAAGGATAGCGAAACGATTGCTGATAGAAATCTACCGGCTACCAGATTGCCACTAATGTTACTGGGGGTTAGCGAATCAACTGTAGAAGGTAAGTCGAAAGCTTTGATTGCAGTAAAGGAGGCTAGTGCGGAGTATTTCAGTGCAGGGCAAAAAATTTCAGACAATATTTTATTGTTGCGCCTCCACTCTAATTTCGCAGTGATAGAGAGTAGAGGTGGACTGGAAAAGTTACCCTTAAAGGGGAGAGAGGGCGCTGAGGTTTTACTCACCTACACTCATGGACAAAGTGAGGAGTTGAAACGACGTATAGAGCAGCCATTGGGCCCTGGAACTCGCAAGTTGATAGCCTCTTCTGGTGTGCTGACTCTAGGGCAGGCTTGGTTAAGTCGTCACTTGGAGCAGCGACAGGCTTTGGAGGCTAAGTTTACCGAGGCCGAATTGGAAGTTGAGGGACACCATTTGATGCGACTTGAAGGTGTCGCAGATAATGAGTTCTTCACTGCCTTGGGTTTTCAAGAAAATGATGTATTACTGAGAGTGAATGATAGTTGGGTACATAGCGGTCAAAATAAATTGTGGGATGCGCTTTCTAGTGGCCAGCTTATTGATGTGGTCTTTATGAGAAAGGGACTACCACAACGTATACAGTATGTAGTTGAAGAGCTTAGCTACTTTGAGAAAAATTCAAATACAGAAAGAGAATAG
- a CDS encoding HesA/MoeB/ThiF family protein, whose translation MLSSKELQRYSRQIMLPQAGEDGQKKLSSARIMIVGLGGLGSPAAMYLAAAGIGELHLVDGDHIDLSNLQRQVLYKTNHQGKSKAMVAAQQLAAANPTIRIHPHNQMANESWLREQVKQVDLVLDCTDNLEIRHTINRVCYQAGCPVVMASVQGFSGQLISFDFSEGKGPCYACLFPPQEQAEVQNCSTAGVIGPALGVVGSMQALEAMKYLMDLPVSSLNKLHLIETETLALQTLQLPSHSNCPVCNT comes from the coding sequence ATGTTAAGTAGTAAGGAATTACAGCGTTACAGTCGCCAGATAATGTTGCCCCAGGCGGGTGAAGATGGGCAGAAAAAACTGTCTTCTGCTCGAATTATGATTGTTGGTCTAGGTGGGCTCGGCAGCCCGGCAGCGATGTATCTGGCCGCAGCCGGTATTGGAGAGCTGCACCTGGTAGACGGTGATCATATCGATCTCTCCAATTTACAGCGCCAGGTTTTGTACAAAACCAATCACCAGGGAAAATCCAAAGCCATGGTGGCTGCACAACAATTGGCTGCAGCCAATCCAACTATTCGCATTCACCCCCACAACCAAATGGCGAATGAATCCTGGCTGCGTGAGCAGGTAAAACAGGTGGATCTGGTGTTGGACTGCACCGATAACCTGGAAATCCGCCATACGATCAACCGGGTTTGTTATCAGGCCGGGTGTCCGGTGGTAATGGCATCGGTGCAGGGTTTTTCCGGCCAGCTGATTAGTTTTGATTTTTCTGAAGGAAAAGGTCCCTGTTATGCCTGCCTGTTTCCGCCCCAGGAGCAGGCTGAAGTGCAGAACTGCTCTACAGCAGGTGTGATCGGTCCGGCGCTGGGTGTAGTCGGTAGCATGCAGGCTCTGGAGGCCATGAAATACCTGATGGATTTGCCGGTATCGAGCTTGAATAAATTGCACTTAATCGAGACAGAAACCTTAGCCCTGCAAACTTTGCAGCTGCCGAGCCATAGTAATTGCCCGGTTTGTAATACCTAG